A single window of Acetobacteraceae bacterium DNA harbors:
- a CDS encoding NAD(P)-dependent oxidoreductase codes for MPHSMLRFTEISRELPSKRPAETRKQDFNEIYAGFSLKTGEVQASRCSQCGVPFCTMGCPLGNDIPDWLFLTASNRLKEAYQLASHTNSFPEICGRICPQERLCEGSCVVQKDFNAVTIGAIERFITENAFEKGWVKPRLPATEKPQSVGIVGAGPAGLACAEKLRAYGYQVTLYDRHPQGGGLLMYGIPGFKLEKSIVKRRLDLLTAQGVKTSFNTEIGSAEGQIPLKSLRQEHAALFIATGVYKNRTLTIEGAELQNIQPALSYLIAAHAPQEKTEEARENPAEGKDVLIIGGGDTAMDCARTAIRQKAKSVTCLYRRDRDNMPGSAQEVANAEEEGVIFRFMAAPKSFVSNGNGAVKAAIFQKMRFSEKGAGTSKHRQLIALEEDFSLPADLVICALGFEPEDLPTLWQEKDLKTHKDQRLEVHAHQTSLEGVFAGGDIVRGASLAVWAIKDGRDSADKIHTYLQAQPAALSPTVTKIN; via the coding sequence ATGCCCCATTCGATGTTACGTTTTACAGAGATTTCCAGAGAGTTGCCCTCAAAGCGCCCTGCGGAAACACGCAAGCAGGATTTTAACGAAATTTATGCGGGATTTTCCCTTAAAACGGGTGAAGTTCAGGCCTCTCGCTGCTCGCAATGCGGTGTGCCTTTTTGCACGATGGGATGTCCTCTGGGCAATGATATTCCGGACTGGCTCTTTTTAACGGCCTCCAACCGCTTAAAGGAAGCTTATCAACTCGCTTCCCACACCAACAGCTTTCCTGAAATTTGCGGGCGCATCTGTCCGCAGGAGCGTCTCTGTGAGGGGAGCTGTGTTGTCCAAAAAGATTTTAACGCCGTTACCATCGGCGCTATCGAACGTTTTATCACGGAAAATGCCTTTGAAAAGGGCTGGGTGAAGCCTCGCCTTCCGGCAACGGAAAAACCGCAATCCGTTGGCATTGTGGGCGCCGGCCCCGCAGGATTGGCCTGTGCTGAAAAGCTTCGAGCCTATGGCTATCAGGTCACCTTATATGACCGCCATCCGCAAGGCGGCGGTCTTCTCATGTATGGCATACCGGGATTTAAACTTGAAAAATCCATTGTCAAACGCCGCCTTGATCTCTTAACGGCACAAGGCGTAAAAACCTCTTTCAATACAGAAATTGGCAGCGCTGAAGGGCAAATTCCCCTGAAAAGCTTACGTCAGGAACATGCGGCGCTTTTCATTGCCACAGGCGTTTATAAAAACCGCACGCTCACCATTGAAGGGGCAGAGCTGCAAAATATTCAGCCTGCCTTAAGCTATCTCATTGCCGCCCACGCCCCGCAAGAAAAGACAGAGGAAGCACGGGAAAATCCGGCAGAGGGGAAAGATGTCCTTATTATCGGGGGCGGTGATACGGCGATGGATTGCGCCCGAACAGCTATTCGTCAAAAGGCGAAATCCGTGACCTGCCTTTATCGCCGGGATCGGGACAATATGCCCGGCTCCGCCCAAGAGGTGGCCAATGCCGAAGAGGAAGGCGTTATTTTTCGCTTCATGGCAGCGCCTAAATCCTTTGTCAGCAATGGGAACGGGGCTGTCAAAGCGGCTATTTTCCAAAAAATGCGCTTTTCCGAAAAAGGCGCTGGAACGTCAAAACATCGCCAGCTCATCGCACTGGAGGAAGATTTCTCCCTGCCTGCGGATCTTGTGATTTGCGCTCTTGGTTTTGAGCCGGAGGATTTACCGACACTTTGGCAGGAAAAAGACCTCAAAACGCATAAAGATCAGCGTCTTGAAGTCCATGCGCATCAAACCAGCCTCGAAGGGGTTTTTGCCGGCGGCGATATTGTGCGCGGCGCTTCGCTTGCTGTTTGGGCGATTAAAGATGGCAGAGACAGTGCAGATAAAATCCATACTTATTTACAGGCTCAGCCGGCAGCCCTGTCTCCGACAGTTACGAAAATAAATTAA